ATCCGGAAGGCGTGTTCCCGGCGATTCTTGGTCATGAAGGTGGCGGCATCGTGGAAGCGGTGGGTGAAGGCGTAACCAGCGTGGAAGTCGGCGATCACGTGATCCCGTTATATACCCCGGAATGCGGCAAATGTAAGTTCTGTCTGTCAGGCAAAACCAACCTGTGTCAGGCGATCCGCGCCACCCAGGGTAAAGGGTTGATGCCGGATGGCACCACGCGTTTCTTCAAAGACGGCCAGCCGATTTTCCACTATATGGGCACCTCGACGTTCTCTGAATACACCGTGGTTCCGGAAATTTCACTGGCAAAAATCAGCAAAGAAGCCCCGCTGGAAGAAGTCTGCCTGCTGGGTTGTGGCGTCACCACCGGCATGGGCGCGGTGATGAACACCGCTAAAGTGAAAGAAGGCGATACCGTGGCGATTTTTGGTCTCGGTGGCATCGGCCTGTCGGCGATTATCGGCGCGAAAATGGCGAAGGCGGGTCGCATTATCGGTATCGACCTCAACACCAGTAAATTCGACCTGGCGCGCAAATTGGGCGCAACCGACCTGATTAATCCAAAAGATTATGACAAGCCGATTCAGGACGTGATCGTTGAGCTGACTGATGGCGGCGTGGATTACTCGTTTGA
This genomic stretch from Pantoea cypripedii harbors:
- a CDS encoding S-(hydroxymethyl)glutathione dehydrogenase/class III alcohol dehydrogenase — protein: MNMIKTRAAVAWAAGEPLKIEEVDLMPPQKGEVLVRIVATGVCHTDAYTLSGADPEGVFPAILGHEGGGIVEAVGEGVTSVEVGDHVIPLYTPECGKCKFCLSGKTNLCQAIRATQGKGLMPDGTTRFFKDGQPIFHYMGTSTFSEYTVVPEISLAKISKEAPLEEVCLLGCGVTTGMGAVMNTAKVKEGDTVAIFGLGGIGLSAIIGAKMAKAGRIIGIDLNTSKFDLARKLGATDLINPKDYDKPIQDVIVELTDGGVDYSFECIGNVNVMRSALECCHKGWGESVIIGVAGAGQEISTRPFQLVTGRVWRGSAFGGVKGRSQLPGIVQDYLDGKFALNDFITHTMPLEDINEAFELMHEGKSIRSVVHFNK